CTTCTGTTGAAACACGCGTATATATGGTAACTCTCTTCATTTTTTCATCCCCAAGTGTCCATCGGTTTACCGTCGGACACTTTGATTGCCTGCATTTTATATAAGTTTTATGAAATTTTAACGGAAATGCCTTTTTTTAGGCGAAAAGCCCATCGAGATCATTTCACAAAAATTGAATTGCCCGAACGGCTACTGCCGCAAAGTCCGTGATATTCATTCTCAAGGGTCTGTAAAAATACGTGGATTTACTAAAAAGGTAATTTTAGTATAATCAGTATATATAATAGATATACTAAATCTACATTTTGATATAAAACAGCGGTTCAACGGCAATCGCGATATAATGTATCATGCATATAACGGCTGTATAATTTTTAAAACGTTCCGGCATTAAGTCATGGATGGCAAAGAAAAGCAAGGGCATTCATGACATTTTTCTTCGTACCCTCGAAAAGATTATTGCAACAAATTTTTTTGGCAGGATATATACAAAATTCTTTGAAAAAATGACACTGGATGAATTTGGAATGGCTGGAATAGAAAAAAACTGCAAAGTTTTGCACATTGGATGCGGGGCAGTACCAAATACGCTCTTGGTACTTGCCATGAACACGGATGCATCCTTTGTAGGTATTGACAGGGACAAAAAAGCTGTTGAAAGAGCAAAAGATATGGTGGACAGATACGGGCTGGGCAACAAGATACATATAATGGAAGGGGATGCCATGTCATATCCTACTGATGTTTTCGATGTAATTGTTATTTCTCTAGGTGTTGAACCAAGAGAAAAAGTGTTTGAAAAGATAAGGAAAGAAGCAAAAAACAATACAAAAATTGTTGCAAGGAAACCGTGGGATTTCATGGATAAAATTTACGGCAGGGAAGAATTCGTTTCTCGCGGATTTAAAATAATTAAAACATTCAACCGACCGGATTTCATAAAATCGATGCTTCTAGTAAAGGCAGACCTGGAATAATAGTGCTATGCACTTAGTACCATCTTTCTTTCTGCCATTGCAAATCCGACGATAACACTTTTCCATCCCTCCAATTTTTTGTCGAGTTTGGCATCGCCAGTATCTACAAAAAGATATGGAGTTTGGGATAGTTTATGAGGTGTTGCCACAATAATGATATTGTCTATTCCAACCTTCTTTATTACTTTAGGACTTATTTGCTGGTTTCCCCTTCCAAAAATAAATCCCTGCCTGCCAATGGGA
This is a stretch of genomic DNA from Candidatus Thermoplasmatota archaeon. It encodes these proteins:
- a CDS encoding class I SAM-dependent methyltransferase, translating into MAKKSKGIHDIFLRTLEKIIATNFFGRIYTKFFEKMTLDEFGMAGIEKNCKVLHIGCGAVPNTLLVLAMNTDASFVGIDRDKKAVERAKDMVDRYGLGNKIHIMEGDAMSYPTDVFDVIVISLGVEPREKVFEKIRKEAKNNTKIVARKPWDFMDKIYGREEFVSRGFKIIKTFNRPDFIKSMLLVKADLE